GTGGTCGGGTGTTCGCCGCGCGTCTTCCACTCGGCAATCTGGGCCGTCCATTCGGGCCGCTCGAACGGCACCGCACCTTCGGTGAGCGCCACGGCCGCCTGCGCCGCATCGGCCTTGACCGGCAGGTGGGCGCGCACGATCTTGCCGATCTCGGCGGCGTCGAGGTCCACGTGAATAATCTGGGCCTGCGGCGCGAAGTCCTTGACCCGGCCCGTCACCCGGTCATCGAAACGCAGCCCGAAGCCGATCAGCACGTCGGCCTGGCTGATGGCGTGGTTGGCCGCCACACTGCCGTGCATGCCCGGCATGCCCAGCCACAAAGGATCAGAGGCCGGAAACGCGCCCAGGCCCATCAGGGTGGTGATGGTCGGAATCTGCCAGGCGCGGGCAAACTCGGTGATCTCCCTGGACGCGCCCTGCGAGCCGCCCCCCACCATCAGCACCGGCTTCTGGGCACTCTTGAGCAGTTCGAGCGCCGCCGCGATGGCCTCGGGGCGAGGAGCGGGCATCTCGGGGGTCGCCTGCGGACGCACCAGCTCGCCGTGAAAGGCTGCCAATTGCACGTCCTTGGGAATGTCCACCAGCACCGGGCCGGGCCGCCCCGAGCGGGCGATACGGATGGCCTCGGCGATAATGGTCGGCAGCTCGTCGGGGTCGGTCACCACATAGTTGTGCTTGGTGATCGGCAGGGTGATACCGGTGATGTCGGCTTCCTGAAAAGCGTCGGTGCCCATCAGGTGGCGGGCCACGTTGCCGGTGATCGCCAGCAGCGGCACATTGTCCATCATGGCGTCGGCCAGGCCCGTCACCAGATTCGTCGCGCCGGGGCCGGAGGTGGCGATACACACGCCGATCTGGCCCGTCGCCTTGGCCCAGCCCTCCGCTGCGTGAATGGCTCCCTGCTCGTGACGGGCCAGGATATGGCGCACCTCTGGGTAATAGGTCAGCGCGTCGTACACCGGCATGATCGCCCCGCCGGGGTAGCCGAACACCGTGTTGATGCCGTGCGCGGCCAAAGTCGCCCACAGCGCCTTCGCGCCAGTCATATCCTGCATCGTTGGTTGCGGCTGGCCTTGCTGGTCCGGCTCTGGCTGGGTCATGCGCCTCATCTCCTCTCTCGTCGCCCCTGTGCAAAAAAACCCCCGCCCTGGGTGTGGGGCGGGGGGTTACAACGTCACGCGGAACTTAGCGCCGTGAACCCCCGGAGCCAAGAATTACTACCACGAGGGCAGCCGCGTTTGCGTACATGATTCCAGCTTACGCGTGAGGTGGCTCGGGGGTCAAGGGTCGGCAGGCAAAGGTCTAGATGTGCTGGCCGGACAGTCGACGACAGAGAATCCGGTCGAGTCGGTCTGGAGTTTGAAGTTCTTCAGCGACCAATCGGCAGGTTCAGGCGTAATGTGTACAGAGAGATGCCCACTCCTGAGCAGCGCCGACCTTCAGAGTTGACCGTTCAGGCCCGTCGTTCGCGCCTTGCGCCGACCTCTACCGATTTGAGACGGCGGGTGTATCTGTGGGCGATCGCACTGGGCGTGGGCGTCATCGTGATCGTGCTGTCTACCCAGCTCAGAAGTCCGTCGCCCGATTACGTGCAGGTGGGCATGGTCTTGGCGCAGCTCCCGCTGTGTATCTGGGCCACCTGGTGGCTACTGCGGGGTAAGCCCCTGGTGGTGGCCGAGCGGGTCGTCTTCGCAGTGAACGCACTGATCACGCTGTTTCAGTTGCTGTTGACCCTTACCAACGACTCGGCCCAAGTCGTCTGGCTCGCCAGCTCGGCCTACTGGCTGCTGACGACCCTGGCAATTCTGGCCTTCCTGATCTTCGAGAACCGGCAGGCCCTGCTGTTCTCGGCTGGAATGTACCTGTTGGGCGTGCTCGCACCCTGGGCCGCCCTGCTCTGGAAAGGGCAAGCCTTCAGCTCGTTTGCCAACCTGCTCCGGGTGCAACTGAGCTGCGGAGTGGTGCTGGTGCTGCTCTCGGTGCTGGCCTGGTACAGGGAACGTTTCGCTGCCGAACGCGGTGAACGCCTGTCGATGGAGCAACTCGCCAACACCGACATGCTGACCGGGTTGCCCAACCGCCGCGCCCTCTACTCCGAGATCGAATGGCTGATCTCCGAGGCCCGCACCGGCGTGGGCGGCTGCCTGATCCTGCTCGACATCGATCATTTCAAACGCATCAACGACGCGTTCGGCCACAATGTCGGTGACGAGGTGTTGATCCGACTTTCGGAGCTGCTGAGAACCCACCTGAAAGACGAAGGGACAGTGGGGCGCTGGGGCGGAGAAGAATTCCTGATCACCCTGCCGGGGCTTTCGCCTGAACTGGTAGAGCAGCTGGCCGAACAGCTGCGCCGCAAGCTGGAGGAGCAGATTTTCAGCCACGGACAGGGCGTGACCGCCAGCTTCGGCCTGACCTGCTGCGCCGCCGGAGACGACCTTCAGAGCTGTACGACCCGCGCTGACCGCGCACTGTATGCAGCCAAGAAGGCGGGGCGCAACAGGGTGGTCAGCCTGCCTAGTGACGCCGCGCTGGACGAAGATATGCAGGCTCCACCGGTCCTGGACACCCTGCCAGTCAGGTCGTAGGTTATCCCGGCGTCGTAGCGTCCAGTGCCGTGGGCTGAGCGCATGGGGACTCTGATCGTGGTGGGCCTAATCGCGCTGGTGCTGGTGGTGTTCGTGGAGCTGGTGCGGCTGTTTGTAAAGATCGCTCCGCCGCCACAGCCGCGATGACCGGAGCCGACGAAGCAGCCTCAGGCAGCCAAAAAATTGGCTTCGGGGAAGTCGAAGGGCAAGCAGCGCCGCTAAACCCATCAAGTTGAACAGCCTTCAGAGACGATACTTGAGAACCTGAGTCATGCCAAATTTGGGATCGACTGAGCTTCTGATGTTGATCGTCTTCTTTGCCTTGCCGGTTTATCTCGTGTCTCTGCTGCTGCACTATCTGAAAGCGAACACACGGGCCGCCGAGGAGCAGGCCCGACTGGCCTGCCGTCAGGCCGACCGCCTACTCTGAACGAGGACAACAACGAGACAGGCCGCCCAGCTCACGGGACGGCCTGTCGTTCATCCTGCCGCTTCAGCCCAGGTCGGCGCGGCCCAGGGCCTTCAGCACCGCTGCGCCCAGCTCCTGCGTCGTCCCTTTGCCGCCCAGATCCGGCGTGCGGACTTCTTCCAGGGCAGCCTGCACGGCGGCCTCGATGCGCCGGGCCTCGGCGTCGCGGTTCAGCGAGTGGCGCAGCAGCATGGCCACGCTGAGAATGGTGCCAGTGGGGTTGGCGATGCCCTTCCCGGCGATGTCAGGGGCGCTGCCGTGAATCGGCTCGTAGAGGCCGGGACCGTCGCCCAGGCTGGCCGAGGGCATCACGCCCAGCGAGCCGGGAATCACGGCGGCAAGGTCGGAGAGGATGTCGCCAAACAGGTTCTCGGTGACGATCACGTCGTAGCGGCCCGGCGTCTTGACCAGCAGCATCGCCACCGAGTCCACGTACTCGTGTTCCAGTTTGATGTCCGGGTACTCGGTGTCGCGCAGATTCTGCACGACGCCGCGCCACAGCTCCGAGACTTCCAGCACGTTGGCCTTGTCCACGCTGGTGACTTCTTTCTTGCGCGTTCTGGCGGCGTCGAAGGCCACCCGCGCCACCCGGTCCACCTCCGACTTGCTGTAGCCGATGGTGTTGTAGGCGCTGTCGCCCTCAATGGCGCGGCGGGGGTCGAAGTACGCGCCGCCGAGCAGTTCGCGCACGATCAGCACATCGACCTGGCGGGCCAGGTCCTCGCGCAGCGGCGATAAGCTCTCCAGCCCCGGCATCACCTTGACCGGCCGCAGGTTGGCATACACGCCCAGCGCCTTACGAAGTTGCAGCAGACCAGATTCGGGCCGCAGCGGGCGCGGCAGCGCGTTCCAGGGCGAGTTCTGCGCCCCGCCCACTGTGCCGAGCAGCACCGCGTCACAGTTCATGACCGCTTCTCTGGTGGCGTCGGGAAACGGCGAGCCGGTCTGGTCGTAGGCCCCGCCACCGAGAAGCTGGTAGTCGAGCTCCACGTCCGGCGCGACTTTTTGCAGCACCTCTGCGGCGCTCGCGCAGACTTCCGGGCCGATGCCGTCGCCGGGCAGCACGACGACTCTAGGCACGCTGCGTTCCAGGTGCCAGATTCTCGTCACTGTCATGGCCGGGGTGGCCGTGCCCGGCCTGGGTGCTCTGGGCATTCAGCGTCTCGCCCTCCAGATCGGCCTTCGAGTGGTCACGCATGTATTCCAGCCAGCCGCCCGCCGCCTTCACGTCCAGCGCGAACTGCGGCACCGGCTGAAAGGTCACGCTCTGGCCGGTGCGCTGGTTGGTGATCGTGCCCGCTTCCATGTCGAGTTCAGCCTCGTCGCCGTCCTCGAAGGCCGCCACCACGTCTGCGGATTCCAGGGCCATAAAGCCGTTGTTGATGGCGTTGCGGTAAAAAATCCGGGCGAAGTTGGGCGCGAGAATGGCGCTGACCCCTGCCCCGCGCAGGCACCACACCGCGTGCTCACGCGAGGAGCCGCAGCCGAAATCGGCCCCCGTCACCATGATGTCGCCGGGTTTGACGCGGTTGACGAAATCCTTGTCGTAATCTTCCATCGCAAATTTGGCGAGTTCGGATTCGATATCGGTGGTCAGGTAGCGGGCCGGGATGATCTCGTCGGTGTTGATGTGGTCACGGGCAAACACATGGACTCTGGGCATTATTCCTGCTCCTGTAGCGCGGCGTCCGACAGTTCGTCGGGCAGGTCTTCGTAGAGGTCATGCCAGAGTTCGCCGTCAAAGCTGATCTCGTCCTCAATGACCTGGGCCTCGAACGAATCGCTGCCCTCTTCATCCTCGTAAAGATCGTTCGGCACGCTGATCTTGATGGCCTGAACGTGCGGCAGGGGGCCGTCTTCTTCCAACTCGTAGAAGGATTTCAGCACACCCCCGGTGTAGCTGGTCCAGGCCGCCGGGTCGTCCGCTCCGGTGTAGGCCAGCAGGTCAGCCGTGAGGCGCTGGGCAGCGTCCGCATCCAGGGACTCCACGGGCCACTCCATGCGCCCGCCTTCCCAGACGGTGGCGCTGAAGGTTTCCACGTCGGTGAAGTCGCCGAAGTCCTCACCGTCGTCCGGTTCACTGACCGGGTAGTCCTGCCAGGTCTGACCGTCCAGCGAGTACGCCTGCCCAGCAGCGTCGGGGAAGACTTCCAGAGAGCCGATCAGGTCGAAGGGCGCAGCCAGAAACGAGCGCAGCGGCGAGGGACGCCGCAACTCGAAAGCGGACCGGAGGGATTGAGGCGCGCTGACCGAGGCCGAATCTTCCTCGCCCAGCCGCTCGGCGTGAATGGCGGCCCAGTCGTCCGGCGTCTCGCCGTGCCAGCGGCGGGCCAGATCGTCCAGGGCGGCGCGCTGCTCCTGGGGCGGCTCAGGGGTCCAGCTGAGCTGGCCGTCCGCCGACTGCTCAGCGCTGTAGCGGCCAGCAACCTCGCCCTCAAGCTGCAAGGCCGGGTGCTGGAAGAGGTAACCGAGCCACTCCTCGGTATTTTCCAGCTCCGGGAACTGCTGCCAGGGCTGATTCTCGAAGGCGTGCTGCTGGCTGCGCAGCCTCAGCCAGGCGTGCTCGGCGTCCGCGACCTTCAGCTCGCCGGGTTCGGTGCGGTGGTTGCCCGCAGGCCAGGTCGCCAGCTCGCCCACAAGGCGTCGGCGCGGCGGCACGGCAATCTTCTCCACGTCCTCGCGGGTGATCAGGCGCTCCTCCGGCAGCCCCGCCGAGACGTAATCGGTGCGGTAGAACTGGTCCCACTGCGCGCCGCTGGGCAGCTGGCGCAGGGTGGTGGCGATCTGCTGGCGCTGCGCCTCGCCTTCGGGCATCACGACTTCGGTGAGGGTGCCGTCCCGGTCCATCTCCACTTCAAACGGATAAACAGTGGGCATCAGGCCGAGCTGTTTGCGGCGTTTGGCGTCTCCCATCAGTCCGCCGCCCCGCCCACTTCCGGCAAGGTGTGGTTGTAGGCGCGCGGATCACTGATGAAGCCCGCCACCGCGCTGGCCGCCACCGTCGCGGGCGAGGCCAGGTAAATCGCCGCCGAGGGATCGCCCATGCGGCCCACGAAGTTGCGGTTGGTGCTCGAGATGCAGACATCGTTCGGCCCCAGCACGCCGGAGTGCATGCCCAGGCAAGCGCCGCACGAGGGGTAACTCACGCTCGCCCCCGCGTCCACGAAGATTTCGAGCAGGCCTTCCTGCGCCGCCTGCTTCCAAATGAGCTGGGTGGCCGGAACCACGATCATCTGCACGCCGTCTGCAACCTTATTGCCCTTCAGGATGCGGGCCACGTCGCGCAGATCGCTGATGCGCCCGTTGGTGCAACTGCCGACGTAGGCGTGCGTCACGGGGATATGGTCGCTGCCCGCCACCCTGCCGTTGCTGGGGATGTGCGGGTAGGCCACCGTCGGCTCGACCTGGGAAGCGTCCACCTCGACGACGACCTTGTAGACGGCGTCGGCGTCGGACTGGTACTCGGTGTACTGATCGGGCGTGACGCCGCGCTCGGCCATGTAGGCGCGGGTCGTGTCGTCCACCGCCACGATGCCAGTCTTGCCGCCCGCCTCGATGGCCATGTTCGCCAGCGTAAAGCGGCCCTCCATGTCGAGGTTGTCGATGTAGTCGCCCACCCACTCCATGACCAGATAATTGGCTCCATCGGCCCCGATGCGCTTGATGACTTCCAGCACGATGTCTTTGGGGGTCACGCCTGGCTGGGTCTGGCCGGTCACTTTAATGAGCATGGTTTCCGGCACCTTGAACCAGACCATGCCCGCGTAGATGGCCCCGGCCAGGTCGGTGCTGCCGACTCCGGTGGCAAAGGTGCCCAGCGCCCCGGCGTTGCAGGTGTGTGAGTCGCCCGACACCAGCGTTTGACCGGGCTTCATCAGGCCGGTATTCTCCAGCACCACGTGGGCGATGCCGCCGCGCCCCACGTCATAGAAGTGCTTGATGCCCTTTTCCTTGACCCAGCTCTTGAGCTTCTGGTACATCTGGGCGGCCTTGATGTTCATGGCGGGCACGCTGTGGTCCGGCACCGCCACGATCTGATCGGGGTTGAAGACCCGGTCCATGCCGCGCTCTTCGAGCATCCGCAGGGCAGCGGGGGTGGTGATCTCGTGGCACAGCACCCAGTCGGTCTTGCACTCGATCAGATGACCCGGTTTCAGCGTGTCGTGGCCGCTGTGGGCCGCCAGGATTTTCTCGGCAATCGTCATTCCCATAGGCTTTCCTCCCTCCTGCTCAGCGCCCTACACCGCAACAAAGCCCCCGAACCGCGCAGGATTCGGGGGCCGTCAGGTGAACGCGAAGGCTTGCGCTCACCGCCCCCAGCGAAGAAGAAGCACGCCTGTGTGGGCGTCTCCGGCTCGGTGGGCGGTCAACATGCCGCTGAGTCTAGTCCTTTGGGGGCCAGGGGGCAAGACGGGCCAGCTCCGCCTTGATCAATACGTCCCGATTCAATCTGTTCCCTTACCCTCCCCCATCACTGGCGCTTGCCCAGGCTTTTTCCCGGCTTCCAGGGTGCCGGCCTGCACCGCCTGGGCAATTTGCAGGGGCGTCTCGTAGCGGGTGATCCCATTGGGCAGCCGCCGCCACACCGCCGCCACCGCCACCACCGACAGCGCCGCCACCACGCCCAGCCCCGCACGCGGTCCCAGCGGTCCAGTGGTGCCGATCAGGTAACTCACCAGCAACGCTCCCGGCGGCCCCATTCCGGCCAGCACCAGCGAGTAGAGGCTCATGACCCGGCCCCGCAGGGCGTCCGGTACGGTGAGCTGCACGGTGCTGTTGGCACTGATCAGAAAGGTCAGCATCCCGAAGCCGCAGCAGGCCAGCACCAGCGACGCCAGCACAGCCGAGGGGGTCAACGCGAACATCACCAGGCTGACGATCAGAATAACTGCGCCAGACCGCAGGTTCTTGGCCGGATCGCGCTGTGAGGCCTGCCACAGCGCCCCCACCATTGCCCCCGCTCCGAAGGCCGCGTTCATGGCCCCGAAACCGCCCTCCTTGAGGTTGTAGACGGCGCGGGCGAAATAGGGAATGATCACGTTGAAATTGATGGCGGTGAGACTCAGCAGCGCCACCAGCAGCATCGTCACGGCGATGGAGGGCGTACCGCGCACGTAGCGCAGTCCCTCTTTGATGTCGTCCACGACGGCCCGCCGCCCGCCCACCTCACGCTTGGGAAACGGCAGCGTCGCCAGCACATAGATCACCAGCCCAAAAGAGACCACATTGAGATAGAAGGGAAAGGCCAGCCCCTCGATAGAGTTGCTGGCCGCCCCACGCCCGGCAAACAGCGCCACCCCCAGCGCCGCCACCCCGCCGAACACCGCTTGCCCCAGCGTGCGCGAGACGTTGAACGACAAGCTGTTGAGCGCCACGGCGTTGGGCACGTCCCCCCTCGGCACGAAGTCCACCACCATACTCTGACGGGCAGGCATGTCAAAAGCGTTGGCGACGCCGCTGACGCCTGCCAACACCAGCACCAGCGGCAACGTGACCAGCCCCAGATGGGTGGTGATGGCCAGAATCAGGGCGGTGGTCAGCAGGGTGAGCTGGGTCGCCATCAGCACCCGGCGGCGCGAGGTGCGGTCCACGACGGCCCCGGCAAAGAGCGACAGCAGCAGGCTCGGCGTGAACTGCGCCACCGTGACCCAGCCGAGTGCTGCCGAGTTGTTGTTGGTGAGTTCGAGGACCAGGTACGACTGGGCCGTGCTCTGCATCCATGAGCCGACCAGACTGAGCAGTTGCGAGAACCAGTAGCGGCGGTAATCGGGGTGGCGCAGTGCCCGGAAGGTCTTGACACGCCACGCCTGAGCGGCGGCAAACATGCTGTCACCGTGCGCCCCCGCCAGATTGGAAACATGAGCGGCCACCAAACCCGAACCGGGGAACGCCCCCAGGCCCGGCCCAGCACCCCCAAGGTGTCTTCAGGGGGGCCTCACATTCAAGCGTGAACCGTGTTACACTGCGCCAAAGCTTCACCTCACGTTCATCTGATCTCAACCTATCCTGCATCCCCGCGCTGAACTGCCCCGGCCTTCCACCTATGGCGAACCAGGCACCCGTGAGCAGCTCCAGTCAACTGAGGTCTTCGTGTTCCGAACCTTACTCTGTGCGCTCCTGCTCTGCCCCGGCCTGGCCCTGGCCAGCACCACTTCGACTGCCGGTACACCGGGTGGCGGCGCTCCAGGTCTCAATGCTCAGGCAAGGTCAGGCCCCAGCGGGCTGAGCATCACGGTGCAGCCCAAAGACACGGCCTACAGTCTGGCCCGCAAGTACAACCTCAGCGTGGACGCGCTGCTCAGCCTCAACAACCTCAGCAGCCCCGATCTGAGCGCAGGACAGGTGCTGGTGGTGTCGCCCCCGACGTACAGCGTCGTCAAGGGCGACACTGCTTTTTCGATTGCCCGCAGGAACGGTCTGAGCGTGGACGTCCTGCTGAGTCTCAATAACCTCACCAGCCCGAATCTGAAACTGGGGCAGGTGCTGATCGTCCGGGGCAATCCCGGCACGGTCAATGCGTCAGCAGCCAGCGTCAGCCGCACGGAGAGCACCGTGTCCATGAGCACCGTGTCCAGCATCACCGTGACACCCGCCCTCACCGCGCCCGCCGCCCCGCTGCCGTCTCTGGCTTCCACGCCGGACGTGCCCCCCAGCACCCTGATTGACACGGCCCTGACGCCCCCAGTGGAGGCCACCACCGCCGCCAGCATCATCACCACGCTGCCCGCCGACGCGCTGGGCAGTGACTGGCTGACCAACGCCCGCAGCTTGCTGGGCGTGCCGTATGCCTACGGCGGCAAGAGCCGCAGCGGTACCGATTGCAGCGGCTTCGTGTTGCAGGTGTTCGCGCCGCTGGGCCTCAGCCTGCCGCGCGTGAGTGCCGACCAGGCCCAGGTCGGCGTACCAGTGGAGCGGGACCAGCTGCAAAGCGGCGACCTGGTGTTCTTCGACACCGAAGGGCGCGGCAAGGTCACGCACGTCGGCATCGTGGTGGAGGGCAACACCTTCATCAACGCCAATTCGTTCGCGGGCCGGGTGGGTCTCGACGACCTGGGCAGCCGCTACTGGGCCACCCGCTACCTCGGCGCGCGCCGGGTGCTGGGCGTGATGGCCGCCAGCCACTAAACAGCACAGTCACTAAAAACCCAGCATCCGGACACCCGGTCACCGCCTGAGCTGGCAGACCCGGCCTTCCGGCAGCAGGTATGCGCCCAGCACGGCGCAGCTGAGATCGGCGATCAGGTACGGCACGTCGTAGGCAGCCCTGGCCCGGTCGGTGCGGCTGAACTGTGCCGGGCCGACCGGGTGACTGTGATAGATGGCGACGAGTTCGAGAGATTCGGCCCGCATGGCCTTGAGGGCGCGCAGCAGCCCTGCCGGGTCGGCCAGATACTCACGCTCCGGGGCGGCGGCGACGTTGCTCAGCGGATAAAGCGCCTCGGCGTGCCAGCCGCCGTCTCCCCGCCGCCCGCCCAGCACACCCACACATTCCTGCGGCGCGGCCCGCCCGGCGTGCTGCCAGAGCTGGACTTCCAGCACCTCCGGCAAGGCCAGCCACGGTGCGGCGCTCGGCGGCAGATCAGCGGGATGGGCAGCTTCAGGCATACTTCAGTGTGAGGCTTCCCGGCGCTGGCGGCGGCTGAACTGTAACGTGACCCGAAACCGCTCAGCGCCAGAAGTGCGCCGCAGCCGCTAGACTGAACACTATGACCAAGGCGAAAAAAAGCGCCAGGACCGCCCAGAACCGCTTCGACGGCGAGGCGTTCGGGCTGGTGCTGTTCGCGCTGGGCATTTTCCTGATGATTACGCTGGGGTTGCCCACCCAGGGAGCCGGGTTCATGTCGCAGGCCCACACGCTGCTGATGACCTGGCTCACCTGGGCCAGCTACACCCTGCCCATCTTGCCGCTGTGTTACGGCGTGCTGATTTTTCTGAACAAAGATCTGGGCAGCCTCAGCCGCCGGGTGCTGGGAGCCGCCGTGGTGATGCTCTCACTGCTGGTCTTGCAGGAGATCTTCGCGCCCGGCACGGCGGGGCAACTCGCCTCGCTCGCCCTGCGCCCGCTCTTAGTGCTGTCCTACGCGGCGGCCCTGCTGCCCATCATCACCCTGACATTGGGACTGGAACTGATTCTCAAGCTCAGCCCCCTGAGCCTGCTCAAAGGTTTTTTCCGCACCCTCAGCGCCGGAATCGGCATGCTGCTGAACTGGGGGCAGGCCGCCGTCGAGACCCGGCAGGAAGGCCGGGAAACCGCTCAGCAGCGCCAGCAGGTGCGCCAGCACCTCGTGGCCCACAGCCGCAACCTGGAGACGCTCGGCAAGCTCTTTCCCGAGAGCCGCGAACTTCAGAGCTGGAAAGACGAGACCAAAGACGCCGGAAAGCAGGTACGCGCCCTCGACGAACACGGCCTTAAAGACATGGAGGCCGACTTGAAGCACTGGCGCGAGATCAGCCACTCGTTTGTCGAGAGCGCCGGGCGCGAGTTGCAGTCGGGCGTGGACCGAGAAGCCCCCGAAGCGGGTGCGGAAGTCGAGCGGCTGGCCCAGGACGTGCGCGCGGGTCGCCACGAACTCGGCCTGGAACTGCCCTCGACCCTGGCCAGCGGAGCGCTGGAGCGGCTGCGGCGAAGCCTGACGCTCGACCTCTCGCGCCTGGCGGCCAAAGCTGGCAGCCTGGAGCGCGAACGCTCGCGCGCCGCCAAGGCGCTGGGCAAGCCCGACTCCGCGCTCCTGGCCCGTGAGCGCCCGGCCCACGCCCAGCGGGTGCAGAGCTGGCGCGAACTGGAAGAAGGCTACGCCGCCTGGCACCGCCGCGCCCAGCTCTACGGAGGCTGGCCTGCCCTGGCACGCGCCTACGATGCGGGTCCGGCGCACCTGGCCGAGACCCTCGAACAGGCGCTGCTGACCGACTCCGATACCACCCTGGCCGAGCGCGCCGCCTGGCAGGAGAAACTCGACCATGTTCATGAGCATGGCCAAGATCATGGTCAGCCCGAAACAAGTACGCCGCTTCTCGACTTCGACTTTGGGCAGGGCGAACTGTTCAGCGCCGCCGAACCCACGCTGGACAGTTTTGGCAGCACGCTGGCTTTCCAGCCGCCCCTGATCGACTTGCAGATGGACCCGGCTCAGGAGGGCGCCGCCAAGGACGACTCCCTGAAAACCGAGATCCTGGTGGCCTCGGCGGTGCCTGTCATGATGAAGCCGGTGGCGGCGGGCAGCAGCGGCATCCAGGGACAGGGCGGGCCACTGCCGGTGCCCTCGGGCCGCAAGCTGGAGGCCGATAGCCTGCCCTGGGAGGACGCGCCGGACAGTGCACCCAGACGCAGCCGCCCGCAGCAGGGCGCACTCGACCTGGCGATTCCCGGCACCGATCTGCTTGACCCGATTCCGCCGGACGCCCACAACGCCCTGCAACTCGACATCTCGGCAAGGCAGCGGGCGGGCCTGATCAACGAAACGCTGGGCCAGTTCGGGCTGTCGGCCAAGGTCGTGGACTTCGCGCGCGGCCCCACCGTTACCCGCTACGAGATCGAACCGGCCCCCGGCGAGAAGATCAGCCGCATCGCCAGCCTCAGTAACGACCTGGCCCGCGCCCTGGCCGTCGGCGGGGTTCGCGTCGAGGCCCCGGTGCCGGGCAAGAACGTCATCGGGCTGGAGGTGCCCAACGCCGAGCGCGAACCGGTCACGTTTCACACGGCGGTGGCGGCCAGCAGCTTCAAGAACACCCGCGCCAGATTGCCGATCATCCTGGGCAAGAGCATCGACGGCGAACTGATGGTGGGTGACCTCGCCAAGATGCCGCACCTCCTGATCGCAGGCAGCACCGGGTCGGGCAAGTCGGTGTGCGTCAACACGCTGATCACCTCACTGCTGTACAAGTACC
This portion of the Deinococcus rubellus genome encodes:
- a CDS encoding LysM peptidoglycan-binding domain-containing protein — its product is MFRTLLCALLLCPGLALASTTSTAGTPGGGAPGLNAQARSGPSGLSITVQPKDTAYSLARKYNLSVDALLSLNNLSSPDLSAGQVLVVSPPTYSVVKGDTAFSIARRNGLSVDVLLSLNNLTSPNLKLGQVLIVRGNPGTVNASAASVSRTESTVSMSTVSSITVTPALTAPAAPLPSLASTPDVPPSTLIDTALTPPVEATTAASIITTLPADALGSDWLTNARSLLGVPYAYGGKSRSGTDCSGFVLQVFAPLGLSLPRVSADQAQVGVPVERDQLQSGDLVFFDTEGRGKVTHVGIVVEGNTFINANSFAGRVGLDDLGSRYWATRYLGARRVLGVMAASH
- a CDS encoding M67 family metallopeptidase, giving the protein MPEAAHPADLPPSAAPWLALPEVLEVQLWQHAGRAAPQECVGVLGGRRGDGGWHAEALYPLSNVAAAPEREYLADPAGLLRALKAMRAESLELVAIYHSHPVGPAQFSRTDRARAAYDVPYLIADLSCAVLGAYLLPEGRVCQLRR
- a CDS encoding DNA translocase FtsK, with the translated sequence MTKAKKSARTAQNRFDGEAFGLVLFALGIFLMITLGLPTQGAGFMSQAHTLLMTWLTWASYTLPILPLCYGVLIFLNKDLGSLSRRVLGAAVVMLSLLVLQEIFAPGTAGQLASLALRPLLVLSYAAALLPIITLTLGLELILKLSPLSLLKGFFRTLSAGIGMLLNWGQAAVETRQEGRETAQQRQQVRQHLVAHSRNLETLGKLFPESRELQSWKDETKDAGKQVRALDEHGLKDMEADLKHWREISHSFVESAGRELQSGVDREAPEAGAEVERLAQDVRAGRHELGLELPSTLASGALERLRRSLTLDLSRLAAKAGSLERERSRAAKALGKPDSALLARERPAHAQRVQSWRELEEGYAAWHRRAQLYGGWPALARAYDAGPAHLAETLEQALLTDSDTTLAERAAWQEKLDHVHEHGQDHGQPETSTPLLDFDFGQGELFSAAEPTLDSFGSTLAFQPPLIDLQMDPAQEGAAKDDSLKTEILVASAVPVMMKPVAAGSSGIQGQGGPLPVPSGRKLEADSLPWEDAPDSAPRRSRPQQGALDLAIPGTDLLDPIPPDAHNALQLDISARQRAGLINETLGQFGLSAKVVDFARGPTVTRYEIEPAPGEKISRIASLSNDLARALAVGGVRVEAPVPGKNVIGLEVPNAEREPVTFHTAVAASSFKNTRARLPIILGKSIDGELMVGDLAKMPHLLIAGSTGSGKSVCVNTLITSLLYKYLPTDLRFLMIDPKMVELTPYDGIPHLVRSVVTNPVDAAGVLLGAVAHMERRYKMMSQVGAKNLEQYNAKMRQVNETELPHLVIIIDELADLMITSPKEVESAIMRLAQMARATGMHLVLATQRPSVDILTSLIKVNVPARIAFAVSSSHDSRTILDSMGAERLTGMGDMLFYQPGLVKPIRLQGPYISEDESNRITEELRRQVFDDAFVELYGPDFDGGIEAGGPSHDKGNMDFSDPLLRQAAEICIEEGQGSVSRLQRRLSVGHARAGKLMDLLEAMGIVSKHQGSKPREVLINREDLPEYFGK